The nucleotide window GCACACCGCGCACGCTGAGGCCCGCCTGCTCCGCGAGCCGCCCCGCGGTCAGACCGCGGTCCGCGCGGAGCTGGCGCACCCGCGTCCCGAGTTGCAGGAGCGTCGGCGGGACGACCGGGGACGAGGCGGGCACCCCCCGACAAGACCAAGCGCGGACCCAAACCGCCATGAACATCTGTGCACCTTCGGCGGCCGGTTGTCCCGGCTAGCGGGCGCCCGGGGGTGGGCTGCGAGACCGAACGTCAGTTGGCGGCGGCGGCGGCCCCGGGGGCCGCCACGCGGGATTCGTCGGCGGGCAGCGGCACGACCGGCTGGCTGACGAACTTGTACCCGACGTTGCGGACCGTGCCGATCAGCGACTCCAACTCGGCGCCGAACTTGGCGCGGAGCCGGCGCACGTGGACGTCGACGGTGCGGGTGCCGCCGTAGTAGTCGTAGCCCCAGACCTCCTGGAGCAGCTGGGCCCGGGTGAAGACCCGCCCCGGGTGCTGGGCGAGGAACTTCAGCAGCTCGAACTCCTTGAAGGTGAGGTCGAGCTGCGCCCCGCGCAGCCGGGCGCTGTAGGTCACCTCGTCGATCGTCAGCTCGCCGGAGCGGATCTCGGTCGACCGGGCCGCCTCGTCCGCCGACGGCGCGCGCCGGCCGA belongs to Mycobacteriales bacterium and includes:
- a CDS encoding response regulator transcription factor; protein product: MTTLLLLTNGPTPSAGVLPALGLLSHRIRVAPLEASALLDTAPADVILIDARSDLVAARSLCRLLRTTGTSAPILGVVTEGGLVAVSADWGVDDVLLTSAGPAEVEARLRLALGRRAPSADEAARSTEIRSGELTIDEVTYSARLRGAQLDLTFKEFELLKFLAQHPGRVFTRAQLLQEVWGYDYYGGTRTVDVHVRRLRAKFGAELESLIGTVRNVGYKFVSQPVVPLPADESRVAAPGAAAAAN